From the Streptomyces sp. KMM 9044 genome, one window contains:
- a CDS encoding DNA-binding protein NsdB, with protein MSGQPNTRLSDLFGLAGWSKGELARLVNRQAAAMGRPQLATDTSRVRRWIDRGEIPRDPVPRVLAALFTERLGRVVTIEDLGLVRHGRTGKRQRGGKTEHPDGVPWAPGRTAEVLTEFTGMDLMLNRRGLVGAGAALAAGSALTGAMHDWLHTDPALTTDVHRPDRPAHADAAGIDRYEAAPIGSQEIEELERSVEVFRAWDAARGGGLQRKAVVGQLNEVGGMLAYHHPPHLQRRLWGVAANLAVLAGWMSHDVGLEPTAQKYFVIAAHAAREGGDRPRAGEALSRAARQMVHLGRPDDALDLLKLAHSGSGEEVLPRTRAMFHTIEAWAQASMGRGQAMRRTLGRAEDLFVSDRGRDREPPDWMQIFKDEDLYGMHALAYRTLAEFEPDAAVHAQHYAEKALPLRTDGRERSKIFDHLCLASACFIADDPEQADRYARLALMSMGSNSSRRTWDRLREMYRLTAEYSSYPRIQELREEIRTALPKPRGKGGNSARA; from the coding sequence GTGAGCGGACAACCCAACACCCGGCTCTCGGACCTGTTCGGCCTGGCCGGCTGGTCCAAGGGTGAACTCGCGAGGCTGGTCAACCGGCAGGCGGCGGCCATGGGCCGTCCCCAGCTGGCGACCGACACCTCCCGGGTGCGGCGGTGGATCGACAGGGGAGAGATCCCACGCGATCCCGTACCGCGGGTGCTGGCGGCCCTGTTCACCGAGCGTCTCGGCCGTGTCGTGACCATCGAGGATCTCGGTCTGGTCCGGCACGGGCGTACGGGGAAACGGCAGCGCGGCGGGAAGACGGAACATCCCGACGGAGTGCCGTGGGCGCCCGGGCGGACAGCCGAGGTCCTCACCGAATTCACGGGAATGGACCTCATGCTCAACCGACGAGGCCTGGTGGGCGCGGGCGCCGCGCTCGCCGCGGGATCCGCACTCACCGGCGCCATGCACGACTGGCTGCACACCGACCCAGCCCTGACCACGGACGTTCACCGTCCCGACCGCCCGGCGCACGCCGACGCCGCCGGAATCGACCGCTACGAGGCAGCCCCCATCGGGTCCCAGGAGATCGAGGAACTCGAGCGCTCCGTGGAAGTGTTCCGCGCCTGGGACGCCGCCCGGGGGGGCGGACTCCAGCGCAAGGCGGTGGTCGGCCAGCTCAACGAGGTGGGGGGCATGCTCGCCTACCACCACCCGCCCCATCTCCAGCGGCGCCTGTGGGGCGTCGCCGCCAACCTCGCCGTCCTCGCCGGGTGGATGTCGCACGACGTAGGTCTGGAACCCACGGCGCAGAAGTACTTCGTCATCGCCGCGCACGCCGCCAGGGAGGGCGGCGACCGGCCGCGCGCGGGGGAGGCACTGTCCCGCGCAGCCCGCCAGATGGTTCACCTGGGCCGGCCCGACGACGCCCTGGACCTGCTGAAACTCGCCCACTCGGGCTCGGGTGAGGAAGTACTGCCGCGCACCCGCGCGATGTTCCACACCATCGAGGCCTGGGCGCAGGCGTCCATGGGCAGAGGGCAGGCGATGCGCCGCACCCTGGGCCGGGCCGAGGACCTGTTCGTCTCCGACCGGGGGAGGGACCGGGAGCCGCCGGACTGGATGCAGATCTTCAAGGACGAGGATCTGTACGGCATGCACGCCCTGGCCTACCGCACGCTGGCCGAGTTCGAACCGGATGCGGCGGTGCACGCTCAGCACTACGCGGAGAAGGCACTGCCCCTGCGCACCGACGGCCGGGAGCGGTCGAAGATCTTCGACCATCTCTGCCTGGCCTCCGCCTGCTTCATCGCCGACGACCCGGAACAGGCCGACCGGTACGCGCGGCTCGCGCTGATGTCCATGGGTTCCAACTCCTCGCGCCGCACCTGGGACCGGCTGCGCGAGATGTACCGGCTCACCGCCGAATACTCCTCGTATCCCCGGATCCAGGAACTGCGGGAGGAGATCAGGACGGCCCTGCCGAAGCCCAGGGGCAAGGGGGGCAACAGCGCACGGGCATAG
- a CDS encoding universal stress protein, whose product MSTQPVVAAVDGSDDSLRALEWALDDARRRQAPLRVARVRQYALWGRPDEGPAGPPAPEDDPVIGLVRDRLEGRTGLPAVDFAALDGAPGAVLPELGSTAQLMVLGSRGRGGFASLLLGSNSFAAARDAECPVVVVPRPGRDAGTHTEPAGAGFGVVVGVNVDSPDEATLAFAFREAALRGAAVRVVAAYPWPLQTWMLPGEMPAPQIDQGAVEHETRVLADGFLAPHRERHPEVTAEVRVLPGDAAGHLVEASEGADLVVLGRHRRRLLAPARMMGSVTQAVLLHAASPVAVVPPAPPEE is encoded by the coding sequence ATGAGCACCCAGCCGGTCGTCGCGGCGGTCGACGGTTCGGACGACAGCCTGCGTGCCCTGGAGTGGGCCCTCGACGACGCCCGCCGGCGCCAGGCTCCGCTGCGGGTGGCGCGCGTACGCCAGTACGCCCTCTGGGGCCGGCCCGACGAGGGGCCCGCCGGACCGCCAGCCCCCGAGGACGATCCGGTCATCGGCCTGGTCCGCGACCGGCTGGAGGGACGGACCGGCCTTCCAGCCGTCGACTTCGCAGCCCTGGACGGCGCTCCCGGTGCCGTCCTGCCCGAACTGGGGTCCACCGCGCAGTTGATGGTGCTCGGCTCCCGGGGCCGCGGCGGCTTCGCCAGCCTGCTGCTCGGCTCCAACTCCTTTGCCGCGGCCCGGGACGCCGAATGCCCCGTCGTCGTGGTGCCCCGGCCCGGACGGGACGCCGGAACACACACCGAGCCCGCCGGAGCCGGTTTCGGGGTCGTCGTCGGAGTGAACGTCGACAGCCCCGACGAGGCCACCCTCGCCTTCGCCTTCCGTGAGGCTGCCCTGCGCGGCGCCGCGGTGCGGGTCGTCGCCGCCTATCCGTGGCCCCTGCAGACCTGGATGCTGCCGGGGGAGATGCCCGCCCCGCAGATCGACCAGGGCGCCGTCGAGCACGAGACCCGCGTCCTCGCCGACGGCTTCCTCGCCCCCCACCGCGAACGGCATCCCGAGGTCACCGCCGAGGTCCGGGTGCTGCCCGGGGACGCCGCCGGGCACCTGGTCGAGGCCTCCGAGGGCGCCGATCTGGTCGTCCTGGGACGCCACCGGCGACGCCTGCTGGCACCGGCCCGCATGATGGGCTCCGTCACCCAGGCCGTCCTGCTCCATGCGGCGAGCCCCGTCGCGGTGGTTCCGCCGGCGCCCCCGGAGGAGTAG
- a CDS encoding sulfatase, which translates to MQLFTRSRQLSDHTGSGADPADGPTGTTDHTTAPADTPRPSEEPPDGPAATRRGRWHRDHPRAARAATVGTTVLAGALLLFALLVPNRVERLSLEAFFRIPAEGVLLATLLLALPPRPRRIAAVVSGVLLGLFTVLKMVDMGFYQVLARPFDLVLDWILFDDAAEFVRESFGRGGQILAVIGAIVLFVALLTLMTLAAVRITNLMVRHRASAARTTLVLGVAWITCVTLGVQITGVPLATKGNAEMLANRLEQARAGLRDARVFEQQAAVDAFADTPPDQLFTGLRGKDVLFTFIESYGRVAIDDPAMAEPIGTVLQEGTDSLKAAGFESRSGWLRSPVTGAGSWLAHSTFLSGLWIKNQQRYRSLTTSDRMTLTNYFRKTGDWRTVGLVPGVRRAWPEGKYFGLDHIYDSEHLGYRGPYFSWTPVPDQFSMEAFERLEHGREDREPIMAEIILASSHNPWSPNARMIDWDDLGDGSVFHEIKKEGTDPAEVWQDPEKVRTEYRKSIEYSLRSLTGWMERYGDEDTVLVFLGDHQPVPTVTAGSTDKDVPVTIVARDEKVLDRVADWNWTDGLKPAPDAPTWGMDEFRDRFMTAYGPQGGKGDGGNGVGSGGSSGPTG; encoded by the coding sequence GTGCAGCTCTTCACACGCTCCCGTCAGCTGTCGGACCACACCGGGAGCGGAGCGGACCCGGCCGACGGCCCGACCGGAACCACTGACCACACCACCGCCCCCGCCGACACGCCCAGGCCCTCCGAGGAGCCCCCCGACGGCCCGGCAGCCACGCGACGGGGCCGCTGGCACCGCGACCACCCTCGCGCGGCCCGTGCTGCCACCGTCGGAACGACCGTCCTGGCCGGAGCGCTGCTGCTGTTCGCACTCCTCGTACCGAATCGCGTGGAGAGGCTGTCCCTCGAGGCGTTCTTCCGCATCCCGGCCGAGGGCGTCCTGCTGGCGACGCTGCTGCTCGCGCTGCCGCCGAGGCCCCGGCGGATCGCAGCGGTGGTCTCGGGCGTCCTCCTCGGCCTGTTCACCGTCCTGAAGATGGTGGACATGGGATTCTACCAGGTACTGGCCCGGCCGTTCGACCTGGTGCTCGACTGGATCCTGTTCGACGACGCGGCCGAGTTCGTCCGGGAGTCGTTCGGCCGGGGCGGACAGATCCTCGCCGTGATCGGTGCGATCGTCCTGTTCGTCGCCCTGCTGACGCTGATGACGCTGGCGGCGGTGCGGATCACGAACCTGATGGTCCGCCACCGTGCGTCCGCCGCCCGTACCACCCTGGTCCTCGGCGTCGCATGGATCACCTGTGTCACCCTGGGCGTGCAGATCACCGGTGTCCCGCTCGCCACCAAGGGCAACGCGGAGATGCTGGCCAACCGCCTGGAGCAGGCGCGCGCGGGACTCAGGGACGCACGGGTCTTCGAGCAGCAGGCCGCCGTCGACGCATTCGCCGACACTCCGCCGGACCAGTTGTTCACCGGGCTGCGCGGCAAGGACGTCCTGTTCACCTTCATCGAGAGCTACGGCCGGGTCGCGATCGACGATCCGGCGATGGCGGAGCCGATCGGCACGGTGCTGCAGGAGGGCACCGACTCCCTGAAGGCCGCCGGTTTCGAGTCGCGCAGCGGCTGGCTCAGGTCTCCGGTGACGGGCGCGGGCAGTTGGCTCGCCCACTCCACCTTCCTGTCCGGCCTGTGGATCAAGAACCAGCAGCGCTACCGCAGCCTCACCACCAGCGACCGCATGACCCTCACCAACTACTTCCGCAAGACCGGCGACTGGCGCACCGTCGGCCTCGTACCCGGGGTGCGGCGGGCCTGGCCGGAGGGCAAGTACTTCGGCCTGGACCACATCTACGACTCCGAGCACCTCGGCTACCGGGGTCCGTACTTCAGCTGGACGCCGGTGCCCGACCAGTTCAGCATGGAGGCCTTCGAGCGTCTGGAGCACGGCAGGGAGGACCGTGAGCCGATCATGGCGGAGATCATCCTCGCCTCCAGCCACAACCCGTGGTCCCCCAACGCCCGCATGATCGACTGGGACGACCTCGGCGACGGCTCCGTGTTCCACGAGATCAAGAAGGAGGGCACCGACCCTGCGGAGGTCTGGCAGGATCCGGAGAAGGTGCGCACCGAGTACCGCAAGTCCATCGAGTACTCGCTGCGCAGCCTGACCGGGTGGATGGAGCGGTACGGCGACGAGGACACCGTCCTGGTCTTTCTCGGCGACCACCAGCCGGTGCCGACCGTCACCGCCGGCAGTACCGACAAGGACGTGCCGGTCACGATCGTCGCCCGCGACGAGAAGGTCCTGGACCGGGTGGCCGACTGGAACTGGACCGACGGCCTCAAGCCCGCGCCCGACGCCCCGACCTGGGGCATGGACGAGTTCCGCGACCGCTTCATGACCGCGTACGGGCCTCAGGGCGGCAAGGGCGACGGTGGAAACGGTGTCGGGAGCGGCGGCTCGTCCGGCCCCACCGGCTGA
- a CDS encoding N-acetylmuramoyl-L-alanine amidase — protein MRGFPTRPGRTPAVVARRTASALAAAALTLPLLGGAPSAAPPDPGPSEEARLQEAFSAAAAAYEVPRSVLLAVSYLQSRWDTHDGAPSVAGGYGPMHLTDTRTALASATSHHGEGTEDPRGDDARPTLRPEAHVPRTAAFPDRLATLPRAAELTGLSTERLRDDPAANVAGGAALLADAQQQLGGAPSEDPAHWYGAVARFSGADNAESAAAYADDVYTVIRAGAHRVTDTGEQVVLSSRPDLAPDRSVLRRAGLRTVSAGSSPATECPATVSCEWVPAPYEEFGDGDYGNHDRSDRPVSQPVRYIVVHNTEGAWEGVLASVQDPAFVSWHYSLRSTDGHIAQHVKAKDVAWHAGNWYVNAGSIGLEHEGFLTEPDAWYTEAMYRSSARLVRYLTEKHDIPLDRQHILGHDTVPGPTAATVSGMHTDPGPYWDWAHYFELLGSPFEATAEKNGGLVTIRPDHATHGPVFTGCERAGEPCAAHGSSAVRLYSGHDEKSALIRDIGLGSNPTTGVNDLSSRVSTGQQYAVADRWGDWTAIWYLGQKAWFRNPEKQPTAVPAAGRVVTPREGLDSVPVYGRAYPEKAAYPEGVPVQEMSPLPYTLPKGQQYVTGGEVPGEYLYAVAFDRSSHQVIKGEELYYQIQFGHRVAFVRAADVTVKQA, from the coding sequence TTGCGAGGATTCCCCACCCGACCCGGCCGTACGCCGGCCGTCGTTGCCCGCCGTACGGCCAGTGCCCTGGCTGCGGCGGCGCTCACGCTGCCGCTGCTCGGTGGGGCTCCGTCCGCTGCCCCACCGGACCCCGGCCCGTCCGAAGAGGCCCGGCTGCAGGAAGCTTTCAGCGCTGCGGCCGCCGCGTACGAGGTGCCGCGAAGCGTGCTGCTGGCCGTCTCCTACCTCCAGTCCCGCTGGGACACGCACGACGGCGCGCCGAGTGTGGCCGGCGGCTACGGCCCGATGCACCTCACGGACACCCGCACCGCGCTGGCGTCGGCGACGTCGCATCACGGCGAGGGGACGGAGGACCCCCGGGGCGACGACGCCCGTCCCACGCTGCGCCCCGAAGCGCATGTGCCGCGCACCGCCGCCTTCCCGGACCGGCTGGCCACTCTGCCGAGAGCTGCCGAGCTGACCGGGCTGAGCACCGAGCGGCTGCGCGACGACCCGGCAGCGAACGTGGCGGGGGGAGCCGCGCTGCTGGCCGATGCCCAGCAGCAGTTGGGCGGGGCGCCGAGCGAGGATCCGGCCCACTGGTACGGCGCGGTGGCCCGCTTCTCCGGTGCGGACAACGCCGAGTCGGCGGCGGCGTACGCGGACGACGTCTACACGGTGATCCGCGCCGGTGCGCACCGGGTCACGGACACGGGAGAGCAGGTCGTCCTGTCCTCCCGTCCGGACCTCGCCCCGGACCGGTCGGTGCTGCGCCGCGCCGGCCTGCGGACAGTGTCCGCAGGCTCCTCCCCCGCCACGGAGTGTCCCGCGACGGTGTCCTGCGAGTGGGTCCCGGCCCCGTACGAGGAGTTCGGGGACGGTGACTACGGCAACCACGACCGGTCGGACCGTCCTGTCTCGCAGCCGGTCCGGTACATCGTCGTCCATAACACCGAGGGCGCCTGGGAGGGCGTCCTCGCCTCGGTGCAGGACCCCGCCTTCGTGTCGTGGCACTACAGTCTGCGCTCGACCGACGGTCACATCGCCCAGCACGTGAAGGCGAAGGACGTGGCCTGGCACGCGGGCAACTGGTATGTCAACGCAGGGTCGATCGGGCTGGAGCACGAGGGCTTCCTGACAGAACCAGACGCCTGGTACACCGAGGCGATGTATCGCTCCTCGGCCCGGCTGGTGCGCTATCTCACCGAGAAGCACGACATCCCCCTGGACCGGCAGCACATCCTCGGCCACGACACCGTGCCCGGCCCGACCGCGGCGACCGTGTCCGGCATGCACACCGACCCCGGGCCCTACTGGGACTGGGCGCACTACTTCGAGCTGCTGGGCAGCCCTTTCGAGGCCACGGCCGAGAAGAACGGCGGCCTGGTGACGATCCGTCCCGACCACGCCACCCACGGCCCGGTGTTCACGGGCTGCGAGAGGGCGGGCGAGCCGTGCGCGGCACACGGGTCCAGCGCGGTGCGGCTGTACTCCGGCCACGACGAGAAGTCCGCGCTGATCAGGGACATCGGCCTGGGTTCGAACCCGACGACCGGGGTGAACGACCTGTCGTCACGGGTGTCGACCGGCCAGCAGTACGCGGTCGCAGACCGGTGGGGCGACTGGACGGCGATCTGGTACCTGGGGCAGAAGGCCTGGTTCAGGAACCCGGAGAAGCAGCCCACCGCGGTGCCCGCCGCGGGCCGGGTGGTGACTCCGAGGGAGGGTCTGGACTCCGTGCCGGTGTACGGACGCGCCTACCCGGAGAAGGCCGCCTACCCGGAGGGGGTGCCCGTACAGGAGATGTCCCCGCTGCCATACACGCTTCCGAAGGGCCAGCAGTACGTCACCGGGGGCGAGGTGCCCGGTGAGTACCTGTACGCGGTGGCCTTCGACCGGTCCTCGCATCAGGTGATCAAGGGCGAGGAGCTGTACTACCAGATCCAGTTCGGCCACCGGGTCGCCTTCGTGCGGGCGGCGGACGTGACGGTGAAGCAGGCGTAG
- a CDS encoding DUF397 domain-containing protein, translated as MAESTTQKRPLTGWDKPDLDLSNAQWQSSSRGLGDVQIAFVEGFIAMRNSGRPQSPSLIFTPAEWGAFVSGAREGEFDLT; from the coding sequence GTGGCCGAAAGCACCACCCAAAAACGACCGCTCACCGGCTGGGACAAGCCCGACCTGGATCTGAGCAACGCACAGTGGCAGTCCAGCAGCCGAGGCCTGGGGGATGTCCAGATCGCCTTCGTGGAGGGCTTCATCGCCATGCGGAACAGCGGCCGCCCGCAGAGCCCTTCCCTGATCTTCACCCCGGCCGAGTGGGGCGCCTTCGTGTCGGGAGCCCGGGAGGGGGAGTTCGACCTGACCTGA
- a CDS encoding PP2C family protein-serine/threonine phosphatase produces the protein MPPHLSADRSAAQPPGRGPVDALISQTRRLKDDVDAVRRGTPADTSDPRDRWQRALYDLALHQLDDLDEHLAQLRDGPLSVPASAAPAGPDRSPATAPAPRQDALLGRVGSAEWNLLTDEASWSGELYRILDRDPATPPLTLDELPSLVHHEDRPRLTAMVTGCLVDARPIDGEFRLVRPDGSVRTVHMMGEPVLGTDGSTASMWAVLRDVSDLRRCRRAVVETRDSLHHREQDAARTEHRLTVELQEAVLPAWCGSLRLPRRGPRTLDVAARHLPSATGTATGRDWYDALELSDGTTLLSVGGLTGQGVGVASGMAMLLGAMRGMAMSGTEPGPLMTCLNRLLDATGQPALGSGLCLRYRPESRSLAWAQAGHPVPLLFRDGTGRALDTPDGVLLGVTPAAPYGQAEETLEAGDLLLLYTDGLVPGRSGTASVRRLAGLAPQFAESRTAQDCLLAVLREFGYREREDGACVLVARVAS, from the coding sequence ATGCCGCCCCACCTCTCCGCGGACCGCTCAGCAGCCCAGCCGCCAGGACGCGGCCCGGTCGACGCGCTCATCTCGCAGACCCGGCGGCTCAAGGACGATGTGGACGCCGTGCGGCGCGGCACCCCGGCGGACACCTCGGACCCGCGGGACCGCTGGCAGCGCGCCCTGTACGACCTGGCACTGCACCAGCTCGACGACCTGGACGAGCATTTGGCGCAGTTGCGGGACGGCCCGCTGTCCGTCCCCGCGTCGGCCGCTCCCGCGGGGCCGGACCGGTCGCCCGCCACGGCGCCCGCGCCGAGGCAGGACGCCCTGCTCGGCCGGGTCGGCAGTGCCGAGTGGAACCTGCTGACGGACGAGGCCAGTTGGTCCGGGGAGCTGTACCGCATCCTGGACCGCGACCCGGCCACCCCGCCGCTCACCCTCGACGAACTGCCGTCGCTGGTGCACCACGAGGACCGGCCGAGGCTGACGGCAATGGTCACGGGCTGTCTCGTCGACGCACGGCCCATTGACGGGGAGTTCCGGCTGGTACGCCCGGACGGCAGCGTCCGGACCGTGCACATGATGGGCGAACCGGTCCTCGGAACTGACGGCAGCACCGCCTCGATGTGGGCCGTGCTGCGGGACGTCAGCGACCTGCGCCGGTGCCGACGGGCGGTCGTCGAGACCCGTGACTCGCTGCACCACCGGGAACAGGACGCGGCGCGGACCGAGCACCGGCTCACGGTCGAGCTGCAGGAAGCCGTGCTGCCGGCGTGGTGCGGTTCCCTGCGGCTCCCGCGCAGGGGGCCCCGGACCCTCGACGTCGCCGCCCGGCACCTCCCGTCGGCGACGGGCACGGCAACCGGCAGGGACTGGTACGACGCCCTCGAACTGTCCGACGGCACCACCCTGCTCAGTGTCGGAGGACTGACCGGGCAGGGCGTCGGTGTGGCCTCGGGCATGGCGATGCTGCTCGGCGCCATGCGTGGCATGGCGATGTCCGGCACCGAGCCCGGACCTCTGATGACCTGCCTCAACCGGTTACTGGACGCCACCGGGCAGCCCGCCCTCGGGAGCGGCCTCTGTCTGCGCTACCGGCCCGAGAGCCGCTCCCTGGCGTGGGCGCAGGCCGGACACCCCGTCCCGCTGCTGTTCCGCGACGGAACGGGGCGCGCGCTGGACACCCCGGACGGCGTCCTGCTGGGCGTCACCCCGGCAGCCCCCTACGGGCAGGCCGAGGAGACCCTCGAGGCCGGCGATCTGCTGCTGCTGTACACCGACGGGCTGGTGCCCGGACGGTCCGGGACCGCATCCGTGCGTCGGCTGGCCGGCCTGGCACCACAGTTCGCGGAGAGCCGTACCGCGCAGGACTGCCTGCTGGCCGTCCTGCGGGAGTTCGGGTACAGGGAGCGCGAGGACGGCGCCTGTGTGCTCGTCGCCCGGGTGGCCTCGTAG
- a CDS encoding aminoglycoside phosphotransferase family protein, translated as MYAASSSVSAPLRPLRPRPSDSGPYLTPARQAAPVLGAGKTQRASGTGPQQLSGRLDLSGPQGAQLRSAIASVHRICPEFVPAQVLRRSGRSLLLVGTTGRSTAVAKCLTDHSPAWSERFRHEIAVYRSFVRHRPLTRAPRLIAADPDNCTLVIERMPGRVAALQRHPVEAPPRADIRAALGAICRLNAWRPPAGTFDTPLDYAARIARYHELGLLTDRDMDDLQKLLHGIAQAAGRQGMGQFCHGDALLSNILISSAGPVLVDWQHAGWYLPGYDLATLWAVLGDAPVARRQISQIAQAAGHASRDAFLLNLMLVLTREIRTYETAVQRSMHDTPPAAPNAAQRSALPSGEEQRLLLRRLHDDCQMVRKAVRAAVGTR; from the coding sequence ATGTACGCAGCATCGTCCTCCGTGTCCGCACCACTCCGACCGCTCCGTCCGCGTCCGTCGGACAGCGGCCCCTACCTCACCCCCGCGCGCCAGGCGGCCCCCGTGCTCGGTGCGGGCAAGACACAGCGTGCTTCGGGCACCGGTCCCCAGCAGCTCAGCGGGCGGCTCGACCTCTCCGGCCCCCAGGGCGCCCAGTTGCGCTCGGCGATCGCGTCGGTGCACCGCATCTGCCCGGAGTTCGTGCCGGCCCAGGTGCTGCGCCGCAGTGGCCGGTCCCTTCTCCTGGTCGGTACGACAGGCCGGAGCACCGCGGTGGCCAAATGCTTAACGGATCACTCGCCCGCCTGGTCCGAGCGGTTCCGGCACGAGATAGCGGTCTACCGCTCGTTCGTCCGGCACCGCCCGCTGACGCGGGCACCCCGGCTGATCGCGGCGGATCCGGACAACTGCACCCTGGTCATCGAGCGGATGCCCGGCAGGGTGGCGGCTCTGCAGCGGCACCCGGTGGAGGCACCTCCGCGGGCGGACATCAGGGCGGCGCTCGGCGCGATCTGCCGGTTGAACGCGTGGCGCCCGCCCGCTGGTACGTTCGACACCCCACTGGACTACGCGGCGCGCATCGCCCGCTACCACGAGCTGGGGCTGCTCACCGACCGGGACATGGACGATCTGCAGAAGCTGCTGCACGGCATCGCGCAGGCGGCCGGGCGCCAGGGCATGGGCCAGTTCTGTCACGGCGACGCGCTGCTCTCCAACATCCTGATCTCGTCGGCCGGTCCCGTACTGGTGGACTGGCAGCACGCGGGCTGGTACCTGCCGGGCTACGACCTGGCGACGCTGTGGGCGGTCCTCGGGGACGCGCCGGTGGCGCGCCGACAGATCAGCCAGATCGCGCAGGCGGCGGGCCACGCCTCACGCGACGCGTTCCTGCTGAACCTGATGCTGGTGCTGACGCGTGAGATCCGCACGTACGAGACGGCCGTACAGCGTTCGATGCACGACACGCCCCCGGCTGCGCCGAACGCGGCCCAGCGGAGCGCGTTGCCGTCCGGCGAGGAGCAGCGACTGCTGCTACGGCGGCTGCACGACGACTGTCAGATGGTCCGCAAGGCCGTGCGCGCGGCGGTCGGCACACGCTGA